The following are encoded together in the Adhaeribacter arboris genome:
- a CDS encoding DsrE family protein, with the protein MKRLALMAFVFLFIIISAQAQSATITPVTSTARSTESRFQAFRTFVASQAIYPLIKSSKYSGVVPVEKVNEKPDANLKYKLLMDVSTGIKDNLAAKEINDGLAEVARAINTHIAAGVPKNNLEVVVVVHGGALKSFYTNALYKEKYQTDNPNTVLFQELQAIGVKFTACGQSMAFQNITPEQLMPWLKTALSAQIPISTYQLKGYVYKKIETE; encoded by the coding sequence ATGAAAAGACTGGCCCTAATGGCTTTCGTATTCCTATTTATTATTATCTCTGCCCAGGCACAATCCGCCACTATTACTCCGGTAACTTCCACTGCCCGCTCTACGGAGTCGCGGTTTCAAGCCTTCCGAACATTTGTTGCCTCTCAGGCGATCTATCCGCTGATCAAAAGCAGCAAGTATTCCGGGGTGGTGCCGGTAGAAAAGGTGAATGAAAAGCCCGATGCAAACCTAAAGTATAAATTATTAATGGATGTGTCGACGGGGATCAAAGATAATTTGGCAGCTAAGGAAATAAACGACGGACTGGCCGAGGTTGCCCGCGCCATTAATACGCATATTGCCGCCGGAGTTCCTAAAAATAATTTGGAGGTGGTTGTGGTGGTTCATGGCGGGGCTTTGAAATCGTTCTATACTAATGCCCTATATAAAGAAAAGTACCAGACAGATAATCCTAATACGGTCTTGTTCCAAGAACTACAAGCGATAGGCGTTAAGTTTACGGCTTGCGGGCAATCGATGGCTTTTCAAAATATCACCCCTGAGCAGTTAATGCCTTGGTTGAAGACGGCTTTATCGGCCCAAATTCCTATTTCTACTTACCAGCTTAAAGGGTATGTTTACAAAAAAATAGAAACTGAGTAA
- a CDS encoding IS1 family transposase yields the protein MFEVQIKINCPHCQSSKVVKNGKKKNGSQNLLCRNCQKQFQPIYRYRGADPTTKRLIRRLLERNNGVRDIEKLLEVSRKCVLSNLCRQGNALKIQPTQKHYRSVQIDEVWSFVGKRKKGKYWLLYAYCPQTDEVLAYSCGGRSAKTVRQLLKKLKGVEIEQYCTDHWKAFAQVIPPTKHTIGKAYTKNIEGVNTCIRARNRRFVRKTTCFSKKKENHLASLNLMFDYRNRHKAKHHTL from the coding sequence ATGTTCGAAGTTCAGATCAAAATAAACTGTCCCCACTGCCAGAGCAGCAAGGTAGTAAAAAATGGCAAGAAAAAGAATGGTTCTCAGAACCTTCTATGTCGTAATTGCCAGAAGCAATTTCAGCCAATATATCGCTATAGAGGAGCGGATCCGACTACCAAGCGGTTGATACGGCGTCTTCTGGAAAGAAATAATGGTGTTCGTGACATTGAAAAGTTGCTGGAAGTGAGTAGAAAGTGTGTGCTAAGCAACTTGTGCCGACAGGGGAATGCCCTTAAGATTCAACCAACCCAAAAGCATTATAGATCCGTACAGATCGATGAAGTCTGGAGCTTTGTCGGAAAGCGCAAGAAAGGAAAATACTGGTTGTTGTATGCTTACTGTCCCCAAACAGATGAAGTACTGGCTTATAGTTGTGGCGGCCGAAGCGCTAAAACAGTACGCCAGCTACTCAAAAAGCTAAAAGGAGTGGAAATAGAACAATATTGTACTGATCATTGGAAAGCGTTTGCTCAGGTAATCCCCCCGACAAAGCACACGATAGGAAAAGCTTACACTAAAAACATAGAAGGCGTGAATACTTGCATCAGAGCCAGAAACAGACGGTTCGTCAGAAAAACAACCTGCTTCTCCAAAAAGAAGGAAAACCATTTAGCAAGTCTAAACCTGATGTTTGACTATCGCAATAGACATAAAGCCAAACATCATACTTTGTAG
- a CDS encoding 3-keto-disaccharide hydrolase, with the protein MHKLFLLLGVLALYSCSSNTSNKQETRTTGQPTSDWVFLLEGNNLDQWKMYNEGPLQGWELTNGELHGSGAGWDANQDLITKQAYENFELSLDWKIAPANSSGIFYNVPKGSAQPIYEAAPEYQILDDKGWPKKMQPNQYTAASYDMYAPDGAKVKSVGEWNSTRIIVKYPQVEHWLNGVKVVTYEIGSTDWKAHKAAGKWAQVPQYGIAKSGHIGLQNAGKVIYRNIKIKQL; encoded by the coding sequence ATGCATAAATTATTTTTACTCCTCGGAGTTTTGGCACTGTATTCCTGCTCCAGTAATACCTCTAATAAACAGGAAACCCGGACTACCGGGCAACCAACTTCCGACTGGGTTTTCTTGTTAGAAGGTAACAATTTGGATCAATGGAAAATGTATAATGAAGGTCCCCTGCAAGGTTGGGAACTTACGAATGGCGAATTACATGGGTCCGGCGCAGGATGGGACGCCAACCAAGATTTGATCACCAAACAAGCTTATGAAAACTTTGAATTGTCTTTAGACTGGAAAATAGCTCCGGCTAACAGTTCCGGTATTTTTTATAATGTTCCGAAAGGCAGTGCTCAGCCCATCTACGAAGCGGCTCCCGAGTATCAGATCCTGGATGATAAAGGCTGGCCGAAGAAAATGCAACCGAATCAGTACACCGCTGCCAGCTATGATATGTATGCTCCCGATGGCGCCAAAGTTAAGTCAGTTGGAGAGTGGAATTCTACCAGAATCATTGTTAAATATCCCCAGGTAGAGCATTGGTTAAATGGCGTTAAGGTAGTAACGTATGAAATTGGCAGTACCGATTGGAAGGCCCACAAAGCCGCTGGCAAATGGGCCCAGGTTCCGCAGTACGGCATCGCCAAATCCGGACATATTGGTTTGCAAAATGCGGGCAAAGTCATCTACCGGAACATAAAAATCAAGCAACTTTAA
- a CDS encoding amino acid permease, whose product MGPFGVTLMILGASISMFGYLSGDILNMPRVLFRSAKDGVIPIRSLALIHPKFATPYVSVIAFTVLSCVLAITGEFKQLAVLSSSSVLLIYLGVALAVIKLRINQLPETSAFRIPGGYTVPLLAVATILAFLYNLTQAEMMGMIITLVVLSSVFYLLKYFK is encoded by the coding sequence ATGGGTCCTTTCGGCGTAACCTTGATGATCCTGGGAGCTTCCATTTCCATGTTTGGTTATCTAAGCGGGGATATCTTGAATATGCCGCGGGTATTATTCCGTTCGGCTAAGGATGGCGTAATTCCTATCCGATCATTAGCGCTGATCCATCCGAAATTTGCCACGCCCTATGTTTCGGTAATCGCCTTTACCGTTTTAAGCTGTGTGCTGGCTATTACGGGAGAATTCAAGCAGTTAGCCGTTTTATCTTCTTCTTCGGTGCTGCTTATTTATTTAGGGGTGGCCTTAGCAGTTATTAAACTAAGAATCAACCAGCTACCGGAAACTTCCGCTTTTAGAATTCCCGGCGGCTATACGGTGCCCTTGCTAGCAGTAGCAACGATTCTGGCTTTTTTATATAATTTGACCCAAGCCGAGATGATGGGCATGATTATTACCCTGGTCGTATTAAGTAGCGTGTTCTACCTGCTAAAGTATTTTAAATAA
- a CDS encoding APC family permease, whose translation MQHTTGSSPSTEEGLKREIGLWGLTANIINVVIGSGIFVLPAVVSQGLGAAGIVAYLFCGFLITIILLCFAEVGSQITVTGGAYAYIEAAFGQYWGFLTINLFILGASLMATAAVANALADTLSYLVPLFTNQLFRAAFFVVLFASLTLVNVIGVKQGIRLVKLTTIAKLTPLLLLVLWGSTHISVQNLQWERVPALSDFGSVSLILFFAFQGAENSLSVSGEVRNPQKTIPKGILLSLLVILLLYIGGTPSRSTRQLP comes from the coding sequence ATGCAGCATACTACGGGGAGTAGCCCTTCAACCGAAGAAGGTTTAAAAAGAGAAATAGGCCTGTGGGGGTTAACCGCCAATATCATCAATGTGGTTATAGGCTCGGGCATCTTTGTTTTGCCGGCAGTCGTTAGCCAAGGCCTGGGAGCAGCGGGGATAGTAGCTTACCTGTTTTGTGGCTTTCTCATCACCATCATCCTGCTCTGTTTTGCCGAGGTCGGTAGTCAAATAACCGTGACCGGCGGGGCTTACGCGTATATTGAAGCTGCCTTTGGCCAGTACTGGGGCTTTCTAACCATTAATCTCTTTATTTTGGGGGCTTCCTTGATGGCCACAGCGGCGGTGGCCAATGCTCTGGCCGACACTCTATCTTACTTGGTGCCCCTTTTCACGAACCAGCTATTTAGAGCCGCTTTTTTTGTGGTGCTATTTGCGAGTCTAACCCTGGTTAATGTAATCGGGGTAAAGCAAGGCATCCGCCTGGTAAAGCTAACCACGATCGCTAAATTGACGCCCTTGCTACTTTTAGTGCTCTGGGGATCCACCCACATCTCGGTCCAGAACCTACAATGGGAGCGGGTACCCGCACTCTCCGATTTTGGCAGTGTTTCCCTGATTCTTTTTTTTGCTTTTCAAGGCGCTGAAAATAGTTTAAGCGTGAGTGGGGAAGTTCGTAACCCGCAAAAAACGATCCCCAAAGGCATCTTGTTGAGTTTATTAGTTATTTTGTTGCTGTATATCGGGGGGACTCCTTCCCGCAGTACCAGACAGCTCCCTTAG
- a CDS encoding helix-turn-helix domain-containing protein produces MKNPAKLKAFGTHLKNIRESKGISQQELADIANLNRATIMRTENAQFAVTLDVLLSISEALEIPLRDLMDF; encoded by the coding sequence GTGAAGAATCCAGCGAAATTAAAAGCTTTTGGAACACATTTAAAAAACATCAGAGAATCAAAAGGAATCAGCCAACAAGAACTGGCTGATATAGCCAACCTGAATAGGGCTACCATTATGCGAACCGAAAATGCTCAGTTTGCTGTTACCTTGGATGTGTTGCTTTCTATTAGTGAGGCCTTGGAAATACCTTTGCGTGACTTAATGGATTTTTAA
- a CDS encoding helix-turn-helix domain-containing protein produces the protein MHDILLTPIRLSELEMLIQNSVRKVLNEGNYPSLPPSSESNDQPLTVQEAATFTNLAVPTLYSLVSRKEIPFFKRSGSKRLYFLKSELRKWLLEERQKTVSEIMEDAMKSVRTRNNKGR, from the coding sequence ATGCACGACATCCTCTTAACCCCTATCCGACTGAGTGAGCTGGAAATGCTCATTCAAAACTCCGTTCGCAAAGTCCTCAATGAAGGCAACTATCCTTCTCTCCCTCCCTCCTCTGAATCAAATGATCAACCACTTACTGTTCAAGAAGCGGCTACTTTTACGAATCTGGCGGTTCCCACCCTTTATAGCCTGGTAAGCCGGAAAGAAATCCCTTTCTTCAAGCGCTCAGGAAGCAAAAGGCTTTACTTCTTAAAATCAGAATTAAGAAAATGGTTATTAGAAGAAAGGCAAAAGACAGTATCAGAAATAATGGAAGATGCCATGAAGTCGGTAAGAACCAGAAATAATAAAGGTAGGTAG
- a CDS encoding 3-hydroxyacyl-CoA dehydrogenase NAD-binding domain-containing protein translates to MDRGLSTIDYSIKTIGVVGAGTMGQGIAQVCAQAGFSTILYDINPAVLSQARQVIEQSWQRAVEKGKLTPEQKNEAGKQIVFTSDLQQVKADLIMEAIIEKLEVKQNLLTELATINQPSTILASNTSSLPITSIAAKVPFPERVVGMHFFNPAPIMPLVEVVSGLNTNTKVADTIYEIAKQLGKSPVRVQDSPGFIVNRVARPFYTESLKVLEENVADIPTIDALMRATGFKMGPFELMDLIGVDVNFAVTNALYEAFYHDPKLRPSRIQKQKVDAGYHGRKSGKGFYDYF, encoded by the coding sequence GTGGACCGTGGACTATCGACTATCGACTATTCAATTAAAACCATCGGGGTGGTGGGTGCCGGCACTATGGGTCAGGGCATTGCCCAAGTTTGTGCCCAAGCGGGTTTCTCAACCATCTTGTACGATATTAATCCGGCGGTATTAAGCCAGGCCCGTCAGGTAATTGAACAAAGTTGGCAACGTGCAGTTGAAAAAGGCAAATTAACGCCGGAGCAGAAAAACGAAGCAGGAAAACAAATTGTATTTACTTCGGATCTACAACAGGTTAAAGCCGATTTAATTATGGAAGCCATAATAGAAAAACTGGAAGTAAAGCAAAATTTATTAACTGAATTAGCTACTATCAACCAACCTAGTACTATTCTGGCTTCTAACACCTCCTCTTTACCTATCACGAGTATTGCCGCTAAAGTTCCGTTTCCCGAAAGAGTAGTAGGCATGCACTTTTTCAATCCTGCTCCGATTATGCCCTTAGTCGAAGTAGTATCGGGCCTGAACACCAATACCAAGGTAGCCGATACGATTTATGAAATAGCAAAACAATTGGGCAAATCGCCGGTACGGGTACAAGATTCACCCGGCTTTATCGTTAATCGGGTAGCAAGGCCTTTTTATACGGAAAGTTTAAAAGTGTTAGAAGAAAACGTTGCCGATATACCTACCATTGACGCATTGATGCGGGCAACCGGATTTAAAATGGGTCCCTTCGAGTTAATGGATTTGATTGGCGTAGATGTAAATTTTGCGGTAACCAATGCTCTGTACGAAGCTTTTTACCATGATCCGAAGCTCCGGCCGAGCCGTATACAAAAACAAAAAGTAGACGCCGGCTATCACGGCCGCAAATCCGGTAAAGGTTTTTATGACTATTTTTAA
- the pheS gene encoding phenylalanine--tRNA ligase subunit alpha: MFEELVQVAQEVATFELTNKEQLEQFRNLYTGRKGRIADLFDGIKNIAPEQRKAYGQELNALKEQAIAKFKAKQEELEAASSASTEILFDFTLPVIPQTLGTRHPLTLVREEIIRIFERIGFNLSEGPEIEDDWHNFSALNFPENHPARDMQDTFFVGEDAAMLLRTHTSSVQVRVMENEKPPIRTLSPGRVYRNEAISARAHCIFHQVEGLFIDEKVSFADLKQTLYYFVQEMFGADTKIRFRPSFFPFTEPSAEIDISCLICKGAGCNICKQSGWVEIGGSGMVDPEVLKNCNIDPVRYSGFAFGMGIERIAMLKYQIKDLRLFTENDVRFLRQFESI, encoded by the coding sequence ATGTTTGAAGAATTAGTCCAGGTAGCCCAAGAAGTGGCGACCTTTGAATTGACCAATAAGGAGCAGTTAGAACAATTCCGGAATTTATATACCGGCCGGAAAGGCCGGATTGCTGATTTATTCGATGGTATTAAAAATATTGCCCCGGAGCAACGGAAAGCTTACGGCCAAGAACTAAATGCGCTAAAAGAACAGGCTATAGCTAAATTTAAAGCTAAACAAGAAGAACTAGAAGCTGCCAGCTCTGCCTCCACCGAAATTCTTTTTGATTTTACCTTACCGGTTATTCCCCAAACTTTGGGAACTCGCCACCCTTTAACCTTAGTGCGCGAAGAAATAATCCGAATTTTTGAACGGATTGGCTTTAACCTTTCCGAAGGACCGGAAATTGAAGATGACTGGCACAACTTCTCGGCGCTGAATTTTCCCGAAAACCACCCGGCCCGCGACATGCAGGATACTTTCTTCGTGGGCGAAGACGCGGCCATGTTGTTACGCACCCATACCTCCAGCGTGCAGGTACGGGTTATGGAAAACGAAAAACCACCCATCCGGACTCTTTCGCCGGGTCGGGTGTACCGCAACGAAGCTATTTCCGCGCGGGCGCATTGCATTTTCCACCAGGTAGAGGGCCTGTTTATCGACGAAAAAGTAAGCTTCGCGGATTTAAAACAAACCCTGTATTATTTTGTGCAGGAAATGTTCGGCGCCGACACTAAAATTCGTTTCCGGCCTTCATTTTTCCCTTTTACCGAGCCCAGCGCCGAGATTGATATTTCCTGCTTAATTTGTAAGGGAGCGGGTTGCAACATCTGCAAACAAAGTGGCTGGGTAGAAATTGGCGGCTCCGGCATGGTTGATCCGGAGGTATTAAAAAACTGTAACATTGATCCGGTGCGTTATTCTGGGTTTGCCTTTGGTATGGGTATCGAGCGTATTGCCATGCTAAAATACCAGATAAAAGATCTGCGTTTATTTACTGAGAACGACGTCCGGTTTTTACGCCAATTCGAATCGATTTAG
- a CDS encoding TetR/AcrR family transcriptional regulator has product MPDVTEMEIKDKILQAAFRLFMRNGIKSVSMDDIALNLGVSKKTLYKWFENKDQLVMAMLQDHLDKMVDDCGSFTMQAKNAIEELFQMMQMIRQQLAGMHPSVFYDLQKYHQPAWQIWITHKNKFILQQIARNLKDGVKQGLYRTDFDLDIMARLRLAQIEDVFNPEIFPPDKFDLQKVQLATLEHFMLGIASLKGHKLINAYKQVVEQD; this is encoded by the coding sequence GTGCCGGATGTAACGGAAATGGAAATCAAAGATAAAATTTTACAGGCAGCTTTTCGGCTGTTTATGCGCAACGGTATAAAAAGTGTTTCGATGGATGATATTGCTTTAAACCTGGGAGTGTCGAAAAAAACGCTTTATAAATGGTTCGAAAACAAAGACCAGCTGGTAATGGCTATGTTGCAGGACCATTTAGATAAGATGGTGGATGATTGCGGCAGTTTTACGATGCAAGCTAAAAATGCCATTGAAGAGCTTTTTCAGATGATGCAGATGATCCGGCAGCAATTAGCCGGCATGCACCCTTCGGTGTTTTACGATCTGCAAAAATACCATCAACCGGCCTGGCAAATCTGGATCACGCACAAAAACAAATTTATTCTGCAGCAAATTGCCCGGAACCTGAAAGACGGAGTGAAGCAAGGGTTATACCGAACCGATTTTGATCTGGATATAATGGCCCGCTTACGACTGGCCCAAATTGAAGATGTATTTAACCCCGAAATATTTCCGCCGGACAAATTTGATTTACAAAAAGTACAGTTAGCCACGCTTGAACATTTTATGCTGGGCATTGCCAGTTTAAAAGGGCACAAGCTTATTAATGCCTATAAACAAGTTGTTGAACAAGATTAA
- a CDS encoding TolC family protein, with product MKKQLFRFLFAGIFSWSAQTVTAQQAPQAFSLQQSIDYALANQPNLKNAQLQNEIAKARIGQIRSQGLPQINAAVEVGNNVVLQKTLIDPNTFGPQLEITPRTLTVPAADINQGRDVLITPAFDTARSTRSLPPQTLAFGLKYSGSAAISASQLLFDGSYLIGLKAAKVYTALSQKQAQQTEIDVIDQVTKAYYGVLVSRERLNLLDRNLERLENQLREITEINRQGLAEKIDVDRLRVAYNNLKVEKDKATRLVELGVDLLKFQMGMDLSQPLELTDKLENALVEAEVVANSNFDYSQRIEYSILETQRDLAKLDIKNKQSGYYPKLLLNGRYGYSGSSNSFRDLARFETQVAEKFYPNWFNFAFVGVSLQVPIFDGLRKKYEVQEAKLTLKTLDNGFRNLQQSIDLQLNQSNTNLQNALQVIKSQKESLELATEVARVTNIKFKEGVGSNLEVITAETELRQAQTNYYAAIYDALIAKVDLQKSAGTLHK from the coding sequence ATGAAAAAACAATTATTCCGTTTCCTGTTCGCAGGTATTTTCAGTTGGTCCGCCCAAACTGTTACGGCGCAGCAAGCGCCTCAGGCCTTCAGCCTACAACAAAGTATCGACTACGCCTTAGCTAATCAGCCTAATTTAAAAAATGCTCAGCTGCAAAACGAAATAGCCAAAGCCCGGATCGGACAGATTCGTTCGCAAGGCTTGCCCCAAATTAATGCGGCCGTGGAGGTAGGTAATAATGTGGTATTACAAAAAACGCTGATCGACCCCAATACCTTCGGCCCTCAACTAGAAATAACTCCTCGTACTCTTACGGTGCCGGCGGCAGATATCAACCAAGGCAGAGATGTTTTAATTACGCCGGCCTTTGATACGGCCAGGTCTACCAGATCATTACCGCCGCAAACCTTAGCGTTTGGCTTGAAATATTCTGGTTCGGCCGCTATTAGTGCCAGCCAGTTACTGTTCGATGGTTCGTACCTGATTGGCTTGAAGGCCGCGAAAGTGTATACGGCTTTATCGCAGAAGCAGGCGCAGCAAACCGAAATTGATGTGATTGACCAGGTAACCAAAGCATATTACGGAGTTTTAGTTTCCCGGGAACGCCTGAATTTATTAGACCGGAATTTAGAGCGGCTCGAAAATCAATTACGCGAAATTACCGAAATTAACCGCCAAGGTTTAGCGGAAAAAATAGACGTAGACCGGCTACGAGTGGCTTACAATAACCTGAAAGTAGAAAAAGATAAAGCTACTCGTTTGGTAGAACTGGGAGTGGATTTATTAAAATTTCAAATGGGCATGGATTTGAGTCAGCCTTTGGAATTAACGGATAAGTTAGAGAATGCCCTCGTAGAAGCCGAAGTAGTAGCTAACAGTAACTTTGACTATAGCCAGCGAATAGAATATTCTATTTTAGAAACCCAGCGCGATTTAGCGAAGCTGGATATTAAAAATAAGCAATCGGGTTACTATCCTAAATTATTGTTAAATGGGCGCTATGGGTACAGTGGATCAAGCAATAGTTTCCGGGATTTAGCGCGATTTGAGACGCAGGTAGCCGAAAAATTTTATCCTAATTGGTTCAATTTTGCTTTCGTGGGAGTAAGCTTGCAGGTACCTATATTTGATGGTTTGCGGAAGAAATACGAAGTTCAGGAAGCGAAGCTGACCTTAAAAACGCTGGATAACGGTTTCCGGAATTTACAGCAAAGTATCGACTTGCAGTTAAACCAGTCGAATACCAATCTGCAGAACGCCTTGCAGGTAATTAAGTCGCAGAAGGAAAGCCTGGAATTAGCCACCGAAGTAGCCCGCGTAACCAATATTAAATTTAAGGAAGGCGTGGGCTCTAACCTGGAAGTAATTACCGCCGAAACCGAATTGCGTCAAGCCCAAACCAACTACTACGCTGCCATTTACGATGCGCTTATTGCCAAAGTAGATTTACAAAAATCAGCCGGAACCTTACATAAATAA
- a CDS encoding efflux RND transporter periplasmic adaptor subunit: MKKQLSIALIAALVGFTACSKGGGTPEEQLAALKKQQSETQSKIAELEGKVKSTGKETAPAAAAVQVVVQPVEPKTFDHFLEVQGRVDFDENVVVSPKVPGVLTSVRVDVGDRVTKGQVLATIDASILETSEQELLTGLELANTVFEKQQRLWDQKIGTEIQYLTAKNNKESLERRLATLRQQKDQYIIKAPISGVIDEFNPKVGEAVTPGSPMPVARIVNTSSMKVLAEISEANAGKINKGDEAIVVLPDLNKEFPATVTVVSQAINSSSRSFPVELSIKGGSKSELRPNMIALIKVKDYEKSKALVVPVNVVQRDDTGDFVYVASKEGNQNVVRKKKVQTGLSYAGKAEVTGGLAVNDQVITTGYQNLYEGQTITF, translated from the coding sequence ATGAAAAAACAATTATCGATAGCTCTTATAGCTGCCTTAGTAGGTTTTACGGCCTGCTCGAAAGGTGGTGGCACTCCCGAAGAACAACTCGCGGCTCTTAAAAAACAGCAATCGGAAACGCAAAGCAAAATTGCGGAACTGGAAGGTAAAGTAAAAAGTACCGGTAAAGAAACTGCTCCGGCGGCCGCCGCCGTGCAGGTAGTGGTGCAGCCGGTAGAACCCAAAACGTTTGACCATTTCCTGGAAGTGCAAGGCAGGGTTGATTTTGACGAAAACGTAGTGGTAAGTCCGAAAGTACCCGGCGTGCTTACCAGTGTGCGGGTGGACGTGGGCGACCGCGTTACCAAAGGACAAGTTCTGGCAACTATTGACGCTTCTATTCTGGAAACCAGCGAACAGGAACTCCTTACCGGTTTAGAATTAGCCAATACTGTTTTTGAGAAACAACAACGCCTCTGGGATCAAAAAATAGGTACCGAAATTCAATATTTAACCGCTAAAAATAATAAAGAATCGCTGGAGCGGCGCTTGGCTACTTTACGGCAGCAAAAAGACCAGTACATTATTAAAGCTCCTATTAGCGGCGTAATTGATGAATTTAACCCGAAAGTAGGGGAAGCCGTAACTCCAGGTTCTCCTATGCCGGTAGCCCGCATAGTAAATACTTCCAGTATGAAGGTTTTAGCCGAAATTTCGGAAGCCAATGCCGGTAAAATAAACAAAGGCGACGAAGCCATAGTAGTTCTGCCCGACTTAAATAAAGAATTTCCCGCTACGGTTACCGTGGTTAGTCAGGCAATTAATTCTTCTTCCCGGTCCTTTCCCGTGGAATTATCCATTAAAGGAGGATCAAAATCAGAGCTGCGCCCCAATATGATTGCCTTGATAAAAGTAAAAGATTACGAAAAATCAAAGGCCTTGGTAGTACCCGTAAATGTGGTGCAACGCGATGATACCGGAGATTTTGTGTACGTAGCCTCGAAAGAAGGTAACCAAAATGTGGTTCGTAAAAAGAAAGTACAGACTGGTTTAAGCTATGCGGGTAAAGCCGAAGTAACCGGGGGGCTGGCCGTAAATGATCAGGTGATTACTACCGGTTATCAGAATCTGTACGAAGGTCAAACAATTACTTTTTAA